In the Fibrobacter sp. genome, one interval contains:
- a CDS encoding TlpA family protein disulfide reductase has protein sequence MRKSLFSKKTTAIFGVLSILAPLLLCACGQESFQTIPAKISNFKGKIVDGGTSTYEQHKGLATLIVLTASWCPTCRAEIPQLHNLSSDFYNRGFRIIMISEDNTPFTAAKYKKDAQIPWSTFHWNYEIMNVLGNPGVIPVSYLINAKDSIIKVNVGVFDEQEMRVLIEDNLPKN, from the coding sequence ATGAGAAAATCTTTGTTTTCGAAAAAAACAACTGCAATTTTTGGAGTATTGTCGATTCTTGCCCCCCTCCTGCTTTGCGCATGCGGTCAGGAGTCGTTCCAGACTATACCCGCCAAGATATCCAATTTCAAAGGGAAAATCGTGGACGGAGGAACATCGACCTACGAGCAACACAAAGGCCTAGCAACTCTTATAGTTCTCACGGCTTCCTGGTGCCCGACATGCAGAGCAGAGATTCCCCAGCTACACAACCTTTCTTCGGATTTTTACAACAGGGGTTTCAGGATCATCATGATCAGCGAAGACAACACCCCCTTCACAGCAGCCAAGTATAAGAAGGACGCACAAATTCCATGGTCAACCTTCCACTGGAACTATGAAATCATGAACGTCCTAGGAAATCCGGGAGTCATTCCCGTCAGCTATCTTATCAACGCAAAGGACAGTATCATAAAGGTCAATGTAGGCGTATTTGATGAGCAGGAAATGCGCGTCCTAATCGAAGATAACCTACCGAAGAATTAA